One Algibacter sp. L3A6 genomic region harbors:
- a CDS encoding tetratricopeptide repeat protein, which produces MPLNFRLLFVMLLTTVFAFSQDMQTGFTYLETGKYAEAESFFETVLKDYPDNKTAKLCYGRAVGLLGESGKAVNIFTELLSKYPDDFEIKLNYAESLLWDKNYPDAKSYYEVLIKEDSKSFAALLGYANTLSNLKLYADALIYVNKALEVLPGNPNALTSKKYIYLGYAYQKQQQQDYDGAEELLKKNLTLFEGDKDTLLNLANLYLISGKFDQAENTYKTIAENLDNKTIALNGIALAKHLKGKEKDALNVSTEAYSSIPQLTDESLIQQTQVRYIQALIWNKKYKEAKILIDDSVEKHPNENWILALRATLNIYKSNFKDSVVDYNSVLENEESSFDGNLGKANALKAIGKYDGAYKSAENTLTFYDKQKDASNFIKTLNTTFTPFWETKASYSFDNGDNKAFTVNTNIEFPTSTKFKWLASYSYRTTSNKVTDNDATSNDFSLGLSYQLLPNITFKGTAGVTSAKANTSDYTQLVSDISLNIKPFKLQVLDIGFKSEIQSFNAELLDREIVMNNLYANYNLSTNFNLGWFTQYFYTWQNDDNARNLLFTSLYYNILSKPALKTGLNYQYITFKNQVPTIYFSPETFNAAEVFVNIIKDESITKPKAWFYELTAATGLQYIEDGSSQSTYRIQGKLGYKFTERALLNFYGTRSNIASATAAGFTFNEVGLRFKWLLFDTPIFRE; this is translated from the coding sequence ATGCCTTTAAATTTTCGCCTTTTATTCGTTATGTTACTCACAACTGTTTTTGCCTTTTCGCAAGACATGCAAACAGGGTTTACTTACTTAGAAACAGGAAAGTATGCCGAAGCAGAATCGTTTTTCGAAACTGTTTTAAAAGATTATCCAGACAATAAAACCGCTAAATTATGCTACGGCCGTGCTGTAGGATTACTCGGTGAATCTGGCAAAGCTGTTAACATTTTCACAGAATTGTTAAGTAAATATCCTGACGATTTTGAAATAAAACTGAACTATGCCGAGTCTTTACTTTGGGATAAAAATTATCCTGATGCAAAATCTTACTACGAAGTTTTAATAAAAGAAGATTCTAAATCTTTCGCTGCCCTATTAGGTTATGCCAATACGTTATCCAACCTTAAATTATATGCCGATGCTTTAATCTATGTGAATAAAGCGCTCGAAGTTCTGCCAGGGAACCCAAATGCTTTAACCTCTAAAAAATATATTTATTTAGGTTATGCTTACCAAAAACAGCAGCAACAAGATTATGATGGTGCTGAAGAATTATTAAAAAAGAACTTAACGCTTTTTGAAGGCGATAAAGACACCTTACTTAATTTGGCTAATCTTTATTTAATTTCAGGAAAATTCGACCAAGCCGAAAACACATATAAAACTATCGCTGAAAACCTTGACAATAAAACCATAGCATTAAACGGCATCGCTTTAGCGAAACACTTAAAGGGAAAAGAAAAAGATGCGCTTAACGTGAGTACTGAGGCTTATAGCTCTATTCCGCAATTGACAGATGAATCACTGATACAACAAACTCAAGTTCGATATATTCAGGCTTTAATTTGGAATAAAAAATATAAGGAAGCTAAAATTTTAATTGATGATTCAGTTGAAAAGCATCCTAACGAAAACTGGATTTTAGCATTACGTGCAACTTTAAATATTTATAAAAGTAATTTTAAAGATAGTGTTGTAGACTATAACAGTGTTTTAGAAAATGAAGAAAGTTCTTTTGATGGTAATCTAGGTAAGGCAAATGCTTTAAAAGCTATTGGAAAATATGATGGCGCCTATAAATCGGCCGAAAACACCCTAACATTTTACGATAAACAAAAAGATGCTTCTAATTTTATAAAAACTTTAAACACAACATTTACACCTTTTTGGGAAACTAAAGCATCTTATTCTTTTGATAATGGAGACAACAAGGCTTTTACTGTTAATACGAATATAGAGTTTCCAACGTCTACAAAATTTAAATGGTTGGCGAGTTACTCATATAGAACAACAAGTAATAAGGTTACGGATAACGATGCCACATCTAACGATTTTTCATTAGGATTATCTTATCAGTTATTACCTAACATTACTTTTAAAGGAACCGCCGGAGTTACTTCCGCGAAAGCGAACACAAGCGACTACACACAATTAGTAAGTGATATTTCTTTAAACATAAAACCATTTAAACTTCAGGTTTTAGATATTGGTTTTAAAAGTGAAATACAAAGTTTTAATGCTGAATTATTAGATAGAGAAATTGTAATGAATAACCTCTATGCCAACTACAACTTAAGTACAAATTTTAACTTAGGATGGTTTACACAGTATTTCTACACATGGCAAAATGATGACAATGCTAGAAATTTACTATTCACATCGCTTTACTATAATATTTTAAGCAAACCAGCCTTAAAAACAGGTTTAAATTATCAATACATTACTTTTAAAAACCAAGTCCCAACGATATACTTTAGCCCTGAAACATTTAACGCTGCTGAGGTTTTTGTAAACATTATAAAAGATGAAAGCATTACTAAGCCAAAAGCTTGGTTTTATGAGCTTACCGCAGCGACAGGTTTACAATATATTGAAGATGGTAGTAGCCAAAGTACTTACCGCATACAAGGAAAATTAGGTTATAAGTTTACAGAACGTGCCTTATTAAATTTCTATGGTACAAGAAGTAATATTGCTTCGGCAACAGCGGCTGGGTTTACATTTAACGAAGTTGGTTTGCGTTTTAAATGGTTGCTATTCGATACACCTATTTTTAGAGAATAG